One Pseudomonas sp. AN-1 genomic region harbors:
- a CDS encoding response regulator, with protein sequence MRWLRIAITLVASLLLALPMLLLAPREEAGGPPSWLPATLEPALLLGAMGGVLLMLAAYHLIRFAHGRDPRNLLQSALCLLPVGLGIAGLWPDLPLLANAGLLCAATLGLFFYSVRLRLTQRAQLHARASASRAEATSRAEQEAKAQLLARISHDIRTPMNGVLGMTELLLGTPLSAKQRDYVQTIHNSGNELLLLINEILDLSALESGEIELEEVQFDLHALIEECLDIFRARAERQGLELIGFVQPQVPRTLSGDPARLRQTLLNLLDHAFQQTDEGEVMLVAALERDSDRPRLRIAVQDSGRPLSPEQREALERTPLNSRDYMPPRHGEGHFGLAISRQLIALMHGEFGIESGQQQGSTLWFSLPLDPACLAQAALDPDLQLREARVLVVDDNETCRKVLIQQCTSWGLLAEGAAHGKAALAQLRSKANLGEYFDAVILDYDMPDMNGLQLAAKIKADAYLNHDLLLIMLGGQNQAPSKLVARNAGICRILAKPVAGYTLKSTLAEELGRVRRGLAGPPGSRPAAARQMPADFRVLVAEDNSISTKVIQGMLGKLDLEPDLVSNGRDALRAMQNQQYDLVLMDCEMPVLDGFAATEQLRAWEAARQRPRTPVVALTAHILGEHKERALKAGMDGHVAKPVELSQLRELVEHWLAHKEQQQAQRAARSL encoded by the coding sequence GTGCGCTGGCTTCGGATTGCCATCACCCTGGTCGCCAGCCTGCTGCTGGCGCTGCCCATGCTCCTGCTGGCGCCGCGGGAAGAGGCCGGAGGCCCGCCCTCCTGGCTGCCGGCGACGCTCGAGCCGGCGCTGCTGCTCGGCGCCATGGGCGGCGTGCTGCTGATGCTCGCCGCCTACCACCTGATCCGCTTCGCCCATGGCCGCGATCCGCGCAATCTCCTGCAGTCGGCGCTCTGCCTGCTGCCGGTGGGCCTCGGCATCGCTGGCCTGTGGCCCGATCTGCCGCTGCTGGCCAATGCCGGCCTGCTCTGCGCCGCCACCCTCGGTCTGTTCTTCTACAGCGTGCGCCTGCGCCTGACCCAGCGCGCGCAGCTGCACGCCCGTGCCAGCGCCAGCCGCGCCGAGGCCACCAGCCGCGCCGAACAGGAAGCCAAGGCGCAGCTGCTGGCGCGCATCAGCCACGACATCCGCACCCCGATGAACGGCGTGCTGGGCATGACCGAGCTGCTGCTCGGCACGCCGCTGTCGGCCAAGCAGCGCGACTACGTGCAGACCATCCACAACTCGGGCAACGAGCTGCTGCTGCTGATCAACGAGATCCTCGACCTGTCCGCCCTGGAGTCTGGGGAGATCGAGCTGGAGGAGGTGCAGTTCGACCTGCACGCGCTGATCGAGGAATGCCTCGACATCTTCCGCGCCCGCGCCGAGCGCCAGGGCCTCGAGCTGATCGGCTTCGTCCAGCCGCAGGTGCCGCGCACCCTCAGCGGCGACCCGGCGCGCCTGCGCCAGACCCTGCTCAACCTGCTCGACCACGCCTTCCAGCAGACCGACGAGGGCGAGGTGATGCTGGTCGCCGCCCTGGAGCGCGACAGCGACAGGCCGCGCCTGCGCATCGCCGTGCAGGACAGCGGCCGGCCGCTGAGTCCGGAGCAGCGCGAGGCGCTGGAGCGCACGCCGCTGAACAGCCGCGACTACATGCCGCCGCGCCATGGCGAGGGACATTTCGGCCTGGCCATCAGCCGCCAGCTGATCGCCCTGATGCACGGCGAGTTCGGCATCGAGAGCGGCCAGCAGCAGGGCTCGACCCTGTGGTTCAGCCTGCCGCTGGACCCGGCCTGCCTCGCCCAGGCCGCCCTCGACCCCGACCTGCAGCTGCGCGAGGCGCGGGTGCTGGTGGTCGACGACAACGAGACCTGCCGCAAGGTGCTGATCCAGCAGTGCACCAGCTGGGGCCTGCTGGCCGAGGGCGCCGCCCACGGCAAGGCGGCGCTGGCGCAGCTGCGCAGCAAGGCCAACCTGGGCGAATACTTCGACGCGGTGATCCTCGACTACGACATGCCGGACATGAACGGCCTGCAGCTGGCGGCGAAGATCAAGGCCGACGCCTACCTCAACCACGACCTGCTGCTGATCATGCTCGGCGGGCAGAACCAGGCGCCGAGCAAGCTGGTGGCGCGCAACGCCGGGATCTGCCGCATCCTCGCCAAGCCGGTGGCCGGCTATACCCTCAAGTCCACCCTCGCCGAGGAGCTGGGCCGCGTCCGTCGCGGCCTGGCCGGGCCGCCGGGCAGCCGGCCCGCCGCGGCGCGCCAGATGCCGGCCGACTTCCGCGTGCTGGTCGCCGAGGACAACAGCATCTCCACCAAGGTGATCCAGGGCATGCTCGGCAAGCTCGACCTCGAGCCCGACCTGGTCAGCAACGGCCGCGACGCGCTGCGCGCCATGCAGAACCAGCAGTACGACCTGGTGCTGATGGACTGCGAGATGCCGGTGCTCGACGGCTTCGCCGCCACCGAGCAGCTGCGCGCCTGGGAGGCCGCGCGCCAGCGGCCGCGCACGCCGGTGGTGGCGCTGACCGCGCACATCCTCGGCGAGCACAAGGAGCGCGCCCTCAAGGCCGGCATGGACGGCCACGTGGCCAAGCCGGTGGAGCTGTCGCAGCTGCGCGAGCTGGTCGAGCACTGGCTCGCCCACAAGGAGCAGCAGCAGGCCCAGCGCGCGGCGCGCTCGCTCTGA
- the azu gene encoding azurin, with amino-acid sequence MGGLLALLAMPLWAAECSVDIEASDRIAFDTDLIEVDRSCREFTVHLHHTGRLEHTRMGHNWVLARAGEQQAVANAGLLGGLGHSFVRPGDARVIASTRLLGGGESDSVTFPVSLLEDGEDYRFFCSFPGHAPLMRGTLRLAD; translated from the coding sequence ATGGGGGGCCTGCTGGCCCTGCTCGCCATGCCGCTGTGGGCGGCGGAGTGCAGCGTCGACATCGAGGCCAGCGACCGCATCGCCTTCGACACCGACCTCATCGAGGTCGACCGCAGTTGTCGGGAGTTCACCGTCCACCTGCACCACACCGGGCGCCTGGAACACACCCGCATGGGCCACAACTGGGTGCTGGCGCGCGCCGGCGAGCAGCAGGCGGTGGCCAATGCCGGCCTGCTCGGCGGCCTCGGCCACAGCTTCGTGCGCCCCGGCGATGCGCGGGTGATCGCCAGCACCCGCCTGCTCGGCGGCGGCGAGTCGGACTCGGTGACCTTCCCGGTTAGCCTGCTCGAGGACGGCGAGGACTACCGGTTCTTCTGCTCCTTCCCCGGCCATGCGCCGTTGATGCGCGGCACCCTGCGCCTGGCCGACTGA
- a CDS encoding response regulator transcription factor has product MAVVQEQVVYVVDDDRGMLDSTVWLLESVGISALPFTNGRDFLAACDPARPGCVLLDVRMPGMGGLNVQEEMRARGLELPVIFVSGHADVPIVVRAFKAGACDFLEKPCNEQQLLDSVQQALRRHAERLAREGGAAALRARLDSLTPRERDVLLPLVQGYTSREIAEQLDISVKTVDLYRARVMKRMQAERLSDLVGMACVAGLIDPLDPRGDAAGQSAQPPQQQPA; this is encoded by the coding sequence ATGGCGGTGGTGCAGGAACAGGTGGTGTACGTGGTCGACGACGACCGGGGCATGCTCGACTCGACCGTGTGGCTGCTCGAGTCGGTGGGAATCAGTGCCCTGCCGTTCACCAACGGGCGGGACTTTCTGGCGGCCTGCGACCCGGCGCGACCGGGCTGCGTGCTGCTCGACGTGCGCATGCCGGGGATGGGCGGGCTGAACGTGCAGGAGGAGATGCGCGCGCGCGGCCTCGAGCTGCCGGTGATCTTCGTCAGCGGCCACGCCGACGTGCCCATCGTGGTGCGCGCCTTCAAGGCCGGCGCCTGCGATTTCCTCGAGAAGCCGTGCAACGAGCAGCAGCTGCTCGACAGCGTGCAGCAGGCGCTGCGTCGTCACGCCGAGCGGCTGGCCCGCGAGGGCGGCGCGGCGGCGCTGCGCGCGCGGCTGGACAGCCTGACGCCGCGCGAGCGCGACGTGCTGCTGCCGCTGGTGCAGGGCTACACCAGCCGCGAGATCGCCGAGCAGCTCGACATCAGCGTGAAGACCGTCGACCTGTACCGCGCGCGGGTGATGAAGCGCATGCAGGCCGAGCGCCTCAGCGACCTGGTCGGCATGGCCTGCGTCGCCGGGCTGATCGATCCGCTCGATCCGCGCGGCGACGCCGCCGGTCAGTCGGCGCAGCCGCCGCAGCAGCAGCCGGCGTAG
- a CDS encoding PAS domain S-box protein has product MALIDTQGGGVPREMRELLRLAGESVARDELADALLRLAQARPEVAQAYYLAWQPAAGTYAELGSTRRLPPGAGDPAGASDAELLAALAARRELDVATLRALPCWLAGRLRRAGIRDGVALALELAPGEPGLLLLVLAEGVAPGLAAWLGELLAALLGLARQQLRPAPLLQADDAPGLLLDAEGGVLDLNRAAHRLQQDCAANSTAALLPVNHRQLVQACRGQQRAVGPVAAEVGGRSLLWQFVPVDGGRVLARGRDASEQLRGEREAARARRLYRVITENTTDLISRHTPDGRFLDASPASWTLLGYWPEQLRGLRVRELLHPGDLGQMRQAREQLERLGYHTMSYRLRHRDGRYLWFETAARAIRETYTGTVVEIVSVSRDITARVQGEEARRRLAEVIEATTDLVLFIDRGGNLTYLNQSARRTLGLAEGAAAPPLAALLEPAELARLLDDGLACAEQHGVWKSDMRLHAPDGTASLPVSLVLLAHAGADGGRYFSLVARDMTERELRESQLRRHQDELAHTARLVTLGELASGIAHEINQPLAAVVNYAGASQRYLRSVGQDPQAVERVAQGLERITAHANHAAEVIRRLRAFLRKGQRRMQALDAAAVAREAVRLCAWEAAQAQVAIDEDLPDNLPPVYADRVLLEQVLLNLLRNAIEANREAHPGTPSRIRLTAGLEDGGQRLCIGVEDQGPGVGEAELEHIFTPFYTSKAEGLGLGLSMSRSIVEGFGGELGASRRAEGLRLTCSLPLAGRGEGDAGQRERQE; this is encoded by the coding sequence ATGGCGTTGATCGACACTCAGGGGGGCGGGGTGCCGCGCGAAATGCGCGAGCTGCTGCGCCTGGCCGGCGAGAGCGTGGCGCGCGACGAGCTGGCCGACGCCCTGCTGCGCCTGGCGCAGGCGCGGCCCGAGGTGGCGCAGGCCTACTACCTGGCCTGGCAGCCGGCGGCCGGCACCTACGCCGAGCTGGGCAGCACGCGGCGCCTGCCGCCGGGGGCGGGCGATCCGGCGGGGGCCAGCGATGCCGAGCTGCTCGCCGCGCTGGCGGCGCGCCGCGAACTGGACGTCGCGACCCTGCGCGCGCTGCCCTGCTGGCTGGCCGGCCGCCTGCGCCGCGCCGGCATCCGCGATGGCGTGGCCCTGGCCCTGGAGCTGGCCCCTGGCGAGCCCGGCCTGCTGCTGCTGGTGCTCGCCGAGGGTGTCGCGCCGGGGCTGGCGGCCTGGCTCGGCGAGCTGCTCGCTGCGCTGCTCGGCCTGGCCCGCCAGCAGCTGCGTCCGGCGCCGCTGCTGCAGGCCGACGATGCGCCGGGCCTGCTGCTCGACGCCGAGGGTGGCGTGCTCGACCTCAACCGCGCCGCCCACCGCCTGCAGCAGGACTGTGCGGCCAACTCCACGGCGGCGCTGCTGCCGGTCAACCATCGCCAGCTGGTGCAGGCCTGTCGCGGCCAGCAGCGCGCGGTGGGGCCGGTGGCCGCCGAGGTCGGCGGGCGCAGCCTGCTCTGGCAGTTCGTCCCGGTGGACGGCGGCCGCGTGCTGGCGCGCGGCCGCGACGCCAGCGAGCAGCTGCGCGGCGAGCGCGAGGCGGCGCGGGCGCGCCGGCTGTACCGGGTGATCACCGAGAACACCACCGACCTGATCTCCCGGCACACCCCGGACGGCCGCTTCCTCGACGCCTCGCCGGCGTCCTGGACCCTGCTCGGCTACTGGCCGGAGCAGCTGCGTGGGCTGCGCGTGCGCGAGCTGCTGCATCCGGGCGACCTCGGCCAGATGCGCCAGGCCCGCGAGCAGCTCGAGCGCCTCGGCTACCACACCATGAGCTACCGCCTGCGCCACCGCGATGGCCGCTACCTGTGGTTCGAGACCGCCGCGCGGGCGATCCGCGAGACCTACACCGGCACGGTGGTGGAGATCGTCAGCGTGTCGCGCGACATCACCGCGCGGGTGCAGGGCGAGGAGGCGCGCCGGCGGCTGGCCGAGGTGATCGAGGCGACCACCGACCTGGTGCTGTTCATCGACCGCGGCGGCAATCTCACCTACCTCAACCAGTCGGCGCGGCGCACCCTGGGCCTCGCCGAGGGCGCGGCGGCGCCGCCGCTGGCCGCGCTGCTGGAGCCCGCCGAGCTGGCGCGCCTGCTCGACGACGGGCTGGCCTGCGCCGAGCAGCACGGCGTGTGGAAGAGCGACATGCGCCTGCACGCCCCGGACGGTACGGCGTCCCTGCCGGTGTCGCTGGTGCTGCTGGCGCATGCCGGCGCCGACGGCGGCCGCTACTTCTCGCTGGTGGCGCGCGACATGACCGAGCGCGAGCTGCGCGAGAGCCAGCTGCGCCGCCACCAGGACGAGCTGGCGCACACCGCGCGGCTGGTCACCCTCGGCGAGCTGGCCTCGGGGATCGCCCACGAGATCAACCAGCCGCTGGCCGCGGTGGTCAACTACGCCGGCGCCAGCCAGCGCTACCTGCGCAGCGTCGGCCAGGACCCGCAGGCGGTCGAGCGGGTGGCCCAGGGTCTGGAGCGGATCACCGCCCACGCCAACCACGCCGCCGAGGTGATCCGCCGCCTGCGCGCCTTCCTGCGCAAGGGCCAGCGGCGCATGCAGGCGCTCGACGCCGCGGCGGTGGCGCGCGAGGCGGTGCGCCTGTGCGCCTGGGAGGCGGCGCAGGCGCAGGTGGCGATCGACGAGGATCTGCCGGACAATCTGCCGCCGGTGTACGCCGACCGCGTGCTGCTCGAACAGGTGCTGCTCAACCTGCTGCGCAACGCCATCGAGGCCAACCGCGAGGCGCACCCCGGCACGCCCTCGCGCATCCGCCTGACGGCGGGCCTGGAGGACGGCGGCCAGCGCCTGTGCATCGGCGTCGAGGACCAGGGGCCGGGCGTCGGCGAGGCGGAGCTGGAGCACATCTTCACGCCCTTCTACACCAGCAAGGCCGAAGGCCTGGGCCTGGGGCTGTCGATGAGCCGCTCGATCGTCGAGGGCTTCGGCGGCGAGCTGGGCGCCAGCCGCCGGGCCGAGGGGCTGCGGCTGACCTGCAGCCTGCCGCTGGCCGGGCGCGGCGAGGGCGATGCGGGGCAACGGGAACGACAGGAGTGA
- a CDS encoding acyl-CoA synthetase: MSIYEQGLAPAPVNHVALSPLSFIERTASIYPDRLAVIHGAIRRDWRETYRRCRRLASALAGRGIGQGDTVAVMLPNIPAMLEAHFGVPMVGAVLNTLNVRLDAEAIAFMLQHGEAKVLIADREFHEVVHAAVGMLGRPLLVIDVDDPEYGEGQPTSELDYEAFLAEGDPQFAWQGPDDEWQAISLNYTSGTTGNPKGVVYHHRGAFLNAMGNQMTWAMGHHPVYLWTLPMFHCNGWCFPWTITALAGTHVLLRRVDPQKILTLIREHRVTHLCGAPIVLNALVNMPDSAKAAIDHPVNAMVAGAAPPAKVIGAVEEMGIKVTHVYGLTEVYGPVTVCAWHEEWDALSLDERARIKARQGVRYPTLEGVMVGDPKTLEPVPRDGETLGEIFMRGNTVMKGYLKNPTATEEAFAGGWFHTGDLAVCHPDGYVEIKDRLKDIIISGGENISTIEVEGVLYRHPAVLEAAVVARPDEKWGETPCAFVTLKQGHAASQAEIVTFCREHLAHFKVPKTVVFDALPKTSTGKIQKYVLRDWARAL; encoded by the coding sequence ATGTCGATCTACGAGCAGGGCCTCGCGCCCGCCCCCGTGAACCACGTCGCCCTCTCCCCGCTCAGCTTCATCGAGCGCACCGCCAGCATCTACCCCGACCGCCTCGCCGTGATCCACGGCGCCATCCGCCGCGACTGGCGCGAGACCTACCGGCGCTGCCGGCGCCTGGCCTCGGCGCTGGCCGGGCGCGGCATCGGCCAGGGCGACACCGTGGCGGTGATGCTGCCCAACATCCCGGCCATGCTCGAGGCGCACTTCGGCGTGCCGATGGTCGGCGCGGTGCTCAACACCCTCAACGTGCGCCTGGACGCCGAGGCCATCGCCTTCATGCTGCAGCACGGCGAGGCCAAGGTGCTGATCGCCGACCGCGAATTCCACGAGGTGGTGCATGCCGCGGTCGGCATGCTCGGCCGGCCGCTGCTGGTGATCGACGTCGACGACCCCGAGTACGGCGAGGGCCAGCCGACCAGCGAACTCGACTACGAGGCCTTCCTCGCCGAGGGCGACCCGCAGTTCGCCTGGCAGGGCCCGGACGACGAGTGGCAGGCGATCAGCCTCAACTACACCTCCGGCACCACCGGCAATCCCAAGGGGGTGGTCTACCATCACCGCGGCGCCTTCCTCAACGCCATGGGCAACCAGATGACCTGGGCGATGGGCCATCACCCGGTCTACCTGTGGACCCTGCCGATGTTCCACTGCAACGGCTGGTGCTTCCCGTGGACCATCACCGCGCTGGCCGGCACCCACGTGCTCCTGCGCCGGGTCGACCCGCAGAAGATCCTCACCCTGATCCGCGAGCACCGCGTCACCCACCTGTGCGGCGCGCCCATCGTCCTCAACGCGCTGGTCAACATGCCCGACTCGGCCAAGGCCGCCATCGACCACCCGGTCAACGCCATGGTCGCCGGCGCCGCGCCGCCGGCCAAGGTGATCGGCGCGGTGGAGGAGATGGGCATCAAGGTCACCCACGTCTACGGCCTCACCGAGGTCTACGGCCCGGTCACCGTGTGCGCCTGGCACGAGGAGTGGGACGCCCTGTCGCTGGACGAGCGGGCACGCATCAAGGCGCGCCAGGGCGTGCGCTACCCGACCCTGGAAGGGGTGATGGTCGGCGACCCGAAGACCCTCGAGCCGGTACCGCGCGACGGCGAGACCCTCGGCGAGATCTTCATGCGCGGCAACACGGTGATGAAGGGCTACCTGAAGAACCCGACCGCCACCGAGGAAGCCTTCGCCGGCGGCTGGTTCCACACCGGCGACCTGGCCGTGTGCCACCCGGACGGCTACGTGGAGATCAAGGACCGCCTCAAGGACATCATCATCTCCGGCGGCGAGAACATCTCCACCATCGAGGTGGAGGGCGTGCTGTACCGCCACCCGGCGGTGCTGGAGGCCGCGGTGGTGGCCCGCCCGGACGAGAAGTGGGGCGAGACGCCCTGCGCCTTCGTCACCCTCAAGCAGGGCCACGCGGCCAGCCAGGCGGAAATCGTCACCTTCTGCCGCGAGCACCTGGCGCACTTCAAGGTGCCGAAGACCGTGGTGTTCGACGCCCTGCCGAAGACCTCCACCGGCAAGATCCAGAAGTACGTGCTGCGCGACTGGGCGCGGGCGCTCTAG
- a CDS encoding DUF485 domain-containing protein yields the protein MDLSVTRHAQSYDQIRNNPKFRQLAQSRSRLAWSLSAAVLGTYFLFMATVAFAPELLHRPLAEGSPLTVGLPVGAAVIVLSWLLTGWYVRCANTRFDALNAELIEESRQ from the coding sequence ATGGACCTCAGCGTTACCCGTCATGCCCAGAGTTACGACCAGATCCGCAACAACCCCAAGTTCCGCCAGCTGGCGCAGAGCCGTTCGCGCCTGGCCTGGTCGCTGAGCGCCGCGGTGCTCGGCACCTACTTCCTGTTCATGGCCACCGTGGCCTTCGCCCCCGAACTGCTGCACCGGCCGCTGGCCGAGGGCAGCCCGCTGACCGTCGGCCTGCCGGTCGGCGCCGCGGTGATCGTGCTGTCCTGGCTGCTCACCGGCTGGTACGTGCGCTGTGCCAACACCCGCTTCGACGCCCTCAACGCCGAACTGATCGAGGAGAGCCGGCAATGA
- a CDS encoding cation acetate symporter, whose translation MNALRTLGLAALALLPAAALAGPGVAAAEKQPLNLHAIGMFFVFVLGTLAITWWAARQTRSTSDFYTAGGGISGFQNGLAIAGDYMSAATLLGLSSLMFAKGYDGFVYTVAFFVGWPLITFLMAERLRNLGRFTFADIVSYRLDQTRIRTFAAFGSLTVVCCYLVVQMVGAGQLIKLLFGLDYPVAVVVVGLLMLVYVIFGGMIATTWVQIIKAVLLLAGGTTLAFLAMAEFGFSYSALAERAIDTHAIGKAIMGPGSMLADPFNAASMSLGLVFGIAGLPHILMRFFTVPNAKEARKSVFFATGFIGFFFLVVATLGFSAIVIVGSDPQYFVGGDTKGALVGGGNMVAMHLAKAVGGNLFLGFLSAVAFATILAVVAGLALAGASAISHDLYATVLKKGQASERDEMRVTRIATVGLGIVAILLGILFEKQNVAFLVGLTFGVAASTNFPVLIMAMYWKGLTTRGALCGGIAGLVSAMLLVILSPAVWVTVLGNAKAIFPYDHPALISMPLAFLVIVVVSRLDRSARAMRERAAFDDQFVRAQTGLGSAAAVAH comes from the coding sequence ATGAACGCACTGCGCACCCTCGGCCTCGCCGCCCTCGCCCTGCTGCCCGCCGCCGCCCTCGCCGGCCCCGGCGTCGCCGCGGCCGAGAAGCAGCCGCTCAACCTGCACGCCATCGGCATGTTCTTCGTCTTCGTCCTCGGCACCCTGGCGATCACCTGGTGGGCAGCGCGGCAGACCCGCTCGACGTCCGACTTCTACACCGCCGGCGGCGGCATCAGCGGCTTCCAGAACGGCCTGGCGATCGCCGGCGACTACATGTCCGCCGCCACCCTGCTCGGCCTGTCCAGCCTGATGTTCGCCAAGGGCTACGACGGCTTCGTCTACACCGTGGCGTTCTTCGTCGGCTGGCCGCTGATCACCTTCCTGATGGCCGAGCGCCTGCGCAACCTCGGCCGCTTCACCTTCGCCGACATCGTCTCCTACCGCCTCGACCAGACGCGCATCCGCACCTTCGCCGCGTTCGGCTCGCTGACCGTGGTGTGCTGCTACCTGGTGGTGCAGATGGTCGGCGCCGGCCAGCTGATCAAGCTGCTGTTCGGCCTCGACTACCCGGTGGCGGTGGTGGTGGTCGGCCTGCTGATGCTGGTCTACGTGATCTTCGGCGGCATGATCGCCACCACCTGGGTGCAGATCATCAAGGCGGTGCTGCTGCTCGCCGGCGGCACCACCCTGGCGTTCCTGGCCATGGCCGAGTTCGGCTTCAGCTACTCGGCGCTGGCCGAGCGCGCCATCGACACCCACGCCATCGGCAAGGCGATCATGGGCCCGGGCAGCATGCTCGCCGACCCGTTCAACGCCGCCTCGATGTCGCTCGGCCTGGTGTTCGGCATCGCCGGCCTGCCGCACATCCTGATGCGCTTCTTCACCGTGCCCAACGCCAAGGAAGCGCGCAAGTCGGTGTTCTTCGCCACCGGCTTCATCGGTTTCTTCTTCCTGGTGGTCGCCACCCTCGGCTTCTCCGCCATCGTCATCGTCGGCAGCGACCCGCAGTACTTCGTCGGCGGCGACACCAAGGGCGCGCTGGTCGGCGGCGGCAACATGGTGGCCATGCACCTGGCCAAGGCGGTCGGTGGCAACCTGTTCCTCGGCTTCCTCTCCGCCGTGGCCTTCGCCACCATCCTCGCCGTGGTCGCCGGCCTGGCCCTGGCCGGCGCCTCGGCGATCTCCCACGACCTCTACGCCACCGTGCTGAAGAAGGGCCAGGCCAGCGAGCGGGACGAGATGCGCGTGACCCGCATCGCCACCGTCGGCCTGGGTATCGTCGCCATCCTGCTGGGCATCCTGTTCGAGAAGCAGAACGTCGCCTTCCTGGTCGGCCTGACCTTCGGCGTCGCCGCCTCGACCAACTTCCCGGTGCTGATCATGGCCATGTACTGGAAGGGCCTGACCACCCGCGGCGCCCTGTGCGGCGGCATCGCCGGCCTGGTCAGCGCCATGCTGCTGGTGATCCTGTCGCCGGCGGTGTGGGTCACCGTGCTGGGCAACGCCAAGGCGATCTTCCCCTACGACCACCCGGCGCTGATCTCCATGCCGCTGGCCTTCCTGGTCATCGTGGTGGTCTCCAGGCTGGACCGCAGCGCCCGCGCGATGCGCGAGCGCGCCGCCTTCGACGACCAGTTCGTGCGCGCGCAGACCGGCCTCGGCTCGGCCGCCGCGGTCGCCCACTGA
- a CDS encoding acyl-CoA dehydrogenase C-terminal domain-containing protein: protein MPEFNAPLRDMRFVLHEVFAAPALWARLPALSESIDADTADAILEEAAKVTGQLLAPLNRSGDEEGARFDNGAVATPAGFREAYATYIDGGWVGLSGNPEYGGLGMPKMLAVQFEEMLYAAGSSFALYSALTSGACLAIDAHASEQLKQTYLPRLYSGEWAGTMCLTEPHAGSDLGLLRARAEPQADGSYAISGTKIFITGGEQDLTANIVHLVLARLPDAPAGSRGISLFLVPKFLVEADGSLGARNPVSCGSIEHKMGIKASATCVMNFDGARGWLVGEPNRGLAAMFTMMNYERLSIGIQGIGCAEASYQSAVAYARERLQGRAPGGAVAPEKSADPILAQPDVRRMLLTMKALTEGGRAFACWVGQQLDLAKFASDAQERRDAEALVALLTPVAKAFFTDTGLESCVHGQQVFGGHGYIREWGQEQLVRDVRIAQIYEGTNGIQAHDLLGRKVLGGDGAGLRLFAGEIRAFVDSPAGSAQPFSGELLAALDCLEHCGDWLRQQAAANPAEVGAAAVDYLQLFGYVAYAYMWARMAAVAQANRAADEAFYAAKLATAQFYFRKLLPRIHSLEASIRAGSAPLYGLDDAQF from the coding sequence ATGCCCGAGTTCAACGCCCCCCTGCGCGACATGCGCTTCGTCCTCCATGAAGTCTTCGCCGCCCCGGCCCTGTGGGCTCGCCTGCCGGCGCTCAGCGAGAGCATCGACGCCGACACCGCCGACGCCATCCTCGAGGAGGCCGCCAAGGTCACCGGCCAGTTGCTCGCCCCGCTCAACCGCAGCGGCGACGAGGAAGGCGCGCGCTTCGACAACGGCGCGGTGGCCACCCCGGCCGGCTTCCGCGAGGCCTACGCCACCTACATCGACGGCGGCTGGGTCGGCCTGTCCGGCAACCCCGAGTACGGCGGCCTGGGCATGCCCAAGATGCTCGCCGTGCAGTTCGAGGAGATGCTCTACGCCGCCGGCTCCAGCTTCGCCCTGTACTCGGCGCTGACCTCCGGCGCCTGTCTGGCCATCGACGCCCACGCCAGCGAGCAGCTCAAGCAGACCTACCTGCCGCGCCTGTACAGCGGCGAATGGGCCGGCACCATGTGCCTGACCGAGCCCCATGCCGGCAGCGACCTCGGCCTGTTGCGCGCCCGCGCCGAGCCGCAGGCCGATGGCAGCTACGCGATCAGCGGCACCAAGATCTTCATCACCGGTGGCGAGCAGGACCTCACCGCCAACATCGTCCACCTGGTGCTGGCGCGCCTGCCCGACGCCCCGGCCGGTTCGCGCGGCATCTCGCTGTTCCTGGTGCCCAAGTTCCTGGTCGAAGCCGACGGCAGCCTCGGCGCGCGCAACCCGGTGAGCTGCGGCTCCATCGAGCACAAGATGGGCATCAAGGCCTCGGCCACCTGCGTGATGAACTTCGACGGCGCCCGCGGCTGGCTGGTCGGCGAACCGAACCGCGGTCTGGCGGCGATGTTCACCATGATGAACTACGAGCGCCTGTCGATCGGCATCCAGGGCATCGGCTGCGCCGAGGCCTCCTACCAGAGCGCCGTGGCCTACGCCCGCGAGCGCCTGCAGGGCCGCGCGCCGGGCGGCGCCGTGGCGCCCGAGAAGAGCGCCGACCCGATCCTCGCCCAGCCCGACGTGCGGCGCATGCTGCTGACCATGAAGGCGCTCACCGAGGGCGGCCGCGCCTTCGCCTGCTGGGTCGGCCAGCAGCTCGACCTGGCCAAGTTCGCCAGCGACGCGCAGGAGCGGCGCGACGCCGAGGCGCTGGTCGCCCTGCTCACCCCGGTGGCCAAGGCGTTCTTCACCGACACCGGCCTGGAGAGCTGCGTGCACGGCCAGCAGGTGTTCGGCGGCCACGGCTACATCCGCGAGTGGGGCCAGGAGCAACTGGTGCGCGACGTGCGCATCGCGCAGATCTACGAGGGCACCAACGGCATCCAGGCCCACGACCTGCTCGGCCGCAAGGTGCTGGGCGGCGACGGCGCCGGCCTGCGCCTGTTCGCCGGCGAGATCCGCGCCTTCGTCGACAGCCCGGCCGGCAGCGCCCAGCCGTTCTCCGGCGAACTGCTCGCCGCCCTCGACTGCCTGGAGCACTGCGGCGACTGGCTGCGCCAGCAGGCCGCGGCCAACCCCGCGGAAGTCGGCGCCGCCGCGGTCGACTACCTGCAGCTGTTCGGCTACGTCGCCTACGCCTACATGTGGGCGCGCATGGCCGCGGTGGCCCAGGCCAACCGCGCCGCCGACGAGGCCTTCTACGCCGCCAAGCTGGCCACCGCGCAGTTCTACTTCCGCAAGCTGCTGCCGCGCATCCACAGCCTGGAGGCGAGCATCCGCGCCGGCAGCGCGCCGCTGTACGGACTCGACGACGCGCAGTTCTGA